From Weissella diestrammenae, a single genomic window includes:
- the uhpT gene encoding hexose-6-phosphate:phosphate antiporter, with the protein MGIEWFVPIAWGPASYSTISRWTPQTKRGRWLGFWNTSHNIGGGLAGLIALWGANHLFHGNVAGMFIFPALIVVIIGVAGLFIGHDEPEEMGWDSAATIFSETESLENQQAEQMTKREILKAFVLKNPWVWILSIANVFVYIVRIGIDNWAPLYTVQALHMSNNAAVSTIFYFEMGALIGSLSWGWLSDLLKGRRIAVALISIFLQFFVLHMYTTAYSQTTLFTSLSIMGWLVFGPQLLIGVSVVGFVPKQALSVANGLTGTFAYLFGDSLAKVGLGYIADPKASGLRVFGTVLHGWQSTFVVMYAALVIAAVMLIFVAMAEERKIRVQSKQVAPID; encoded by the coding sequence ATGGGGATTGAATGGTTTGTTCCAATCGCCTGGGGCCCAGCATCGTATTCAACGATTTCTCGTTGGACACCACAAACGAAGCGCGGCCGTTGGTTAGGATTTTGGAATACGTCCCATAATATTGGTGGCGGACTAGCCGGATTAATTGCTTTATGGGGTGCCAATCACCTATTTCATGGTAACGTGGCTGGTATGTTTATCTTTCCAGCATTGATTGTTGTAATCATTGGTGTTGCTGGTCTCTTTATTGGGCATGATGAACCAGAAGAAATGGGCTGGGATTCAGCTGCTACGATTTTTAGTGAAACTGAATCGCTTGAAAACCAACAAGCGGAACAAATGACGAAACGAGAAATATTGAAAGCCTTTGTGCTTAAAAACCCATGGGTATGGATTTTGTCTATTGCAAATGTCTTTGTCTATATCGTTCGAATTGGGATTGATAATTGGGCACCACTCTACACAGTCCAGGCTTTGCACATGAGTAATAATGCGGCTGTATCAACTATTTTTTATTTTGAAATGGGTGCCTTGATTGGCTCGTTGTCATGGGGATGGTTATCTGATTTATTGAAAGGCCGTCGAATTGCGGTTGCGTTAATTTCAATTTTTCTCCAATTCTTTGTGTTACACATGTATACAACGGCATATAGTCAAACAACATTATTTACATCATTATCTATTATGGGTTGGCTTGTGTTTGGCCCACAATTGCTAATTGGTGTCTCTGTAGTTGGCTTCGTTCCAAAGCAAGCATTGTCAGTTGCCAACGGATTAACCGGAACTTTTGCCTATCTATTTGGTGATTCATTAGCCAAAGTTGGTTTGGGTTATATTGCTGATCCTAAGGCGTCAGGATTGCGTGTTTTTGGGACCGTTTTGCATGGATGGCAGTCAACTTTCGTTGTTATGTATGCCGCACTTGTGATTGCAGCGGTTATGTTAATTTTTGTTGCGATGGCTGAAGAACGAAAAATCAGGGTGCAGTCAAAACAGGTAGCACCCATTGATTAA
- a CDS encoding ROK family protein produces MVSKVDQDSMREANRKLMVQALFNAQQTSRVEIANTINLHKSTITAIYRDIEDAGLIEDLGEGPSSNVGGRRPRLIRFNHNYGYVVTFDLGHSHLRYMAAKLTGEIITRGEITITNMSLPEIERAALAYIAQLGQLNTDHGLLGVGIAIHGVVENNHIRYTPYLKEIVQYDLANEWQSKLNVPVFLENEANLAAIYLRDYQDYAGDMVLNNFITINIHDGIGAGIIQNGELFIGVHGEAGEIGRTVMLKNNWMHEGFVNPVHLEDLFSEDALLARTIKLANLPSLSREEFCQLIDNQDPIAVAVLDEWLQTMASVFYNIVQQTAPEAVFVHSRILGKRPVFFNVLRSFYDSITPKTEIPLIFASQAVDRATLAGGVAMVTRKLLDLEGFRLVFQTDIKNESNS; encoded by the coding sequence ATGGTCTCAAAGGTCGATCAAGACTCAATGCGGGAAGCCAATCGAAAGTTAATGGTTCAAGCCCTATTCAATGCCCAACAAACTTCACGTGTAGAAATCGCAAACACGATTAACCTTCACAAATCAACCATCACAGCTATTTATCGTGATATTGAAGATGCCGGCCTCATTGAAGACTTAGGCGAAGGCCCTTCATCAAATGTAGGTGGTCGACGACCACGGTTGATTCGCTTTAACCACAATTATGGTTATGTTGTCACTTTTGACCTAGGACATAGTCATCTACGGTATATGGCTGCAAAATTAACTGGTGAAATTATCACGCGTGGTGAAATCACAATCACCAATATGTCACTTCCAGAAATCGAACGTGCAGCCCTAGCGTATATTGCACAACTCGGCCAGTTGAATACAGATCATGGTTTGCTGGGGGTTGGAATTGCCATTCACGGTGTTGTCGAAAACAACCACATTCGATATACACCTTATCTCAAAGAGATTGTTCAATATGATTTAGCCAATGAGTGGCAGTCAAAACTAAATGTACCTGTCTTCCTTGAAAACGAAGCCAACTTAGCCGCAATCTATTTGCGTGACTACCAAGACTACGCGGGTGATATGGTGCTCAACAATTTCATCACGATTAATATTCATGATGGGATCGGGGCTGGTATTATTCAAAATGGCGAGTTATTCATCGGTGTTCACGGCGAAGCAGGAGAAATTGGTCGAACCGTTATGTTGAAAAACAACTGGATGCATGAAGGTTTTGTCAATCCCGTCCATTTAGAAGATTTATTTTCTGAAGATGCCTTACTAGCTCGAACAATCAAATTAGCCAATTTACCAAGTTTAAGTCGTGAAGAATTTTGTCAGCTCATTGATAATCAGGACCCAATTGCAGTTGCTGTACTTGACGAATGGTTACAAACAATGGCTTCTGTCTTTTACAACATTGTGCAGCAAACTGCCCCTGAGGCCGTCTTTGTTCATTCCAGAATTCTGGGAAAACGACCGGTATTCTTTAATGTTCTCCGCAGCTTTTACGACAGTATTACACCTAAAACTGAAATTCCGCTCATTTTTGCTAGTCAAGCGGTTGATCGTGCCACGCTAGCCGGTGGCGTTGCAATGGTTACTCGAAAATTGCTTGATTTAGAAGGCTTTCGTCTCGTATTCCAAACCGATATAAAAAATGAGTCTAATTCATAG
- a CDS encoding MFS transporter, with translation MDANVQKQDEFAKISFGEKVAYGLGDFAQNLVFGTVGGFLLFYMTNINAISAAAGATIFLVVRWINVFWDPFVGTIVDKSSPKNGKYRPYLIWFGIPLTILAAMLFLPLDFAKGNVIYATVSYMATAMVYSFVNIPYGSISASLTRDNDEIASLTTVRMTLANTANLLVYTLFPLFVQLASPNAKLTDTGLFGLKLKLGNYGIASAQTAWFKVYGVYMVLGFIALMITYFGIKERVVPTAEESHSVKFSDLFKEFASNKALQILGLFFLVAFTFMFFGNTVWPYFMQTSIGHQEWMASIGLIGSIPGIFLVFLWPKLRDVLGKKGFFFTFIGIFIVGQLILWYWTKTPDNIAVGYVGRFLQQWGLTSATGFMWSMVPEVVTYGEYTSKKRVAGIINAIMGLFFKIGLALGGILPGFILAATHFNGQAKVQMTSALTGIEISMIWAPIALSIVAGLIMAIYPLTDAKVKEMNEELAASHEA, from the coding sequence ATGGACGCAAACGTTCAAAAGCAAGACGAATTCGCTAAAATTTCTTTTGGTGAGAAAGTCGCTTATGGTTTGGGTGATTTTGCCCAAAACCTTGTTTTCGGTACTGTCGGCGGGTTCTTATTGTTCTACATGACCAATATTAACGCGATTTCTGCAGCTGCAGGTGCTACTATTTTCTTGGTAGTTCGTTGGATTAATGTTTTCTGGGATCCATTTGTTGGAACTATCGTTGATAAGTCATCACCAAAGAATGGTAAGTATCGACCTTACCTGATTTGGTTTGGTATTCCATTGACAATTTTAGCTGCCATGCTATTTCTACCATTAGATTTTGCTAAGGGCAATGTGATTTACGCCACAGTATCTTATATGGCAACGGCTATGGTTTATTCATTTGTTAATATTCCATACGGTTCAATCTCTGCATCATTGACGCGTGATAATGATGAAATTGCAAGTTTAACAACTGTTCGAATGACATTGGCTAATACAGCTAACTTGTTAGTATATACGTTGTTCCCATTGTTTGTTCAATTAGCATCACCAAATGCCAAATTGACTGATACTGGACTGTTTGGTTTGAAGTTAAAGCTAGGAAACTATGGGATTGCTTCTGCTCAAACGGCTTGGTTCAAAGTCTACGGCGTTTATATGGTCCTTGGGTTCATCGCATTGATGATCACATACTTTGGGATTAAAGAACGTGTTGTTCCGACGGCTGAAGAATCACATTCAGTTAAGTTCTCTGATTTATTTAAAGAATTTGCTTCAAATAAGGCTTTACAGATTCTTGGTCTGTTCTTCTTGGTTGCCTTCACGTTTATGTTCTTTGGTAATACAGTTTGGCCATACTTCATGCAGACTTCAATTGGGCATCAAGAATGGATGGCATCAATTGGGTTGATTGGTTCAATTCCAGGTATTTTCTTGGTATTCCTCTGGCCTAAGTTGCGTGATGTCTTGGGAAAGAAAGGTTTCTTCTTTACATTTATCGGGATCTTTATCGTTGGTCAATTGATTTTGTGGTACTGGACAAAGACACCAGATAACATTGCGGTTGGTTATGTTGGTCGTTTCCTACAACAGTGGGGATTGACTTCAGCAACTGGATTTATGTGGTCAATGGTGCCTGAAGTTGTTACCTATGGTGAATACACGTCAAAGAAGCGTGTGGCAGGGATTATTAATGCCATCATGGGATTGTTCTTCAAGATTGGTTTGGCTTTGGGTGGTATTTTGCCAGGATTCATTCTTGCAGCAACTCACTTTAATGGACAAGCAAAGGTACAAATGACTTCAGCATTGACTGGAATTGAGATCTCAATGATTTGGGCACCAATTGCATTGTCAATTGTTGCTGGTTTGATCATGGCAATCTATCCTTTGACTGATGCAAAGGTCAAGGAAATGAACGAAGAATTGGCTGCTTCGCACGAGGCATAA
- a CDS encoding aminotransferase class I/II-fold pyridoxal phosphate-dependent enzyme has product MIELKSGLLTRLNQAVRHANDNQILRFSREISGIEGLVRLTVGEPDFTTPEHIKNAAINSIQADDSHYGQPRGSVQFRQNVARYLSDKYQLAYTSDDVMATVGVTEAIYATLKTLLNPGDSVIIPMPTFPFYAATTEMIGGKVIPVDMSATDFKLTPALLQQTLAAHPEAKALIIATPGNPTGVVYQKQELEALASVLEQTDLIVISDEIYSEIVYTAFTSMGTVLPNQTIVFNGVSKSHAMTGYRLGVIAGPKILIDEIDKVHQLLVTTPTNAAVAAATEAFSSAGYNDSLPMRAAYLERLSVMLATFDALKLEYVEPDGAFYLWFKVPTNLPRDDNVAAKMLAEQAKVGVIPGSYFGTAGNGWLRASFATSLPQIKLAMNRLTAYLTRNKRGEA; this is encoded by the coding sequence ATGATTGAGCTGAAATCAGGTTTGTTGACTCGTTTAAATCAAGCGGTACGGCATGCGAATGACAATCAAATTTTACGGTTTTCACGTGAAATTAGTGGTATTGAGGGTTTAGTGCGTTTAACTGTCGGTGAACCCGATTTTACAACACCTGAACATATTAAAAATGCTGCAATTAATTCAATCCAAGCAGATGATTCGCATTATGGTCAGCCTAGAGGATCGGTCCAGTTTCGACAAAATGTGGCACGATACTTAAGTGATAAATATCAGTTGGCGTATACATCAGATGATGTTATGGCCACGGTGGGTGTCACAGAGGCAATTTATGCGACACTAAAAACCTTGCTCAACCCTGGTGACAGTGTCATTATTCCGATGCCAACTTTTCCGTTTTATGCAGCGACCACTGAGATGATTGGTGGAAAAGTGATTCCGGTCGATATGTCGGCAACGGATTTTAAATTGACGCCAGCTTTATTACAACAAACATTAGCAGCACATCCAGAAGCCAAAGCGTTAATTATTGCAACGCCAGGCAATCCAACTGGCGTTGTGTATCAAAAGCAAGAGTTGGAAGCGTTGGCTAGTGTTCTTGAACAAACAGATTTGATTGTTATCTCTGATGAAATTTATTCCGAAATTGTCTATACAGCATTTACATCGATGGGGACGGTTTTGCCAAATCAGACAATCGTCTTTAATGGTGTCTCCAAATCACACGCCATGACCGGTTATCGCTTGGGCGTGATTGCTGGGCCTAAAATTTTAATTGATGAAATTGATAAAGTTCATCAGTTATTAGTGACCACACCGACCAACGCCGCAGTTGCAGCAGCCACTGAAGCTTTTAGTTCGGCAGGGTATAACGATAGTTTACCAATGAGAGCAGCGTATCTAGAACGGCTATCAGTAATGTTAGCGACCTTTGATGCCTTAAAATTAGAATATGTGGAACCAGATGGTGCGTTTTACTTATGGTTTAAAGTACCGACTAATTTACCGCGTGATGATAATGTGGCGGCAAAAATGCTTGCTGAGCAGGCAAAGGTAGGGGTCATTCCAGGGTCATATTTTGGTACAGCTGGGAATGGTTGGTTACGTGCGTCGTTTGCCACGTCGTTACCGCAAATTAAGCTTGCAATGAATCGGTTGACCGCGTATTTAACACGAAATAAAAGGGGTGAAGCATGA
- a CDS encoding APC family permease produces the protein MQQTKQLSFFAVFLLGINSIIGSGIFLLPGQIYHELGLLSLLVIFAAGLVVCLIALNYAVMSAKVSEDGGAWVYANLAFGRFWGFQVGWFGWLLGVITLSAEICALLTALKMALPLLRQSLIFNSVAVSLLLILGIANFFGVRFMAMLDDFATVAKLSVLVGFVIVGAFFFHSGNLALNLPTTIHTQANLVAAFTSAFGVIFYIFTGFNFLPIAAREMHDSKRNLPRALMLIMAVVTLLYLAVQFVVIGIMGSALSNATVPLAQAFAMIFGPVGQLVILIGMVCSILGVAVAGSFNTPIEMASLSNEKHLLPAVFGKHNRFGAPWVANMMSIGIAIVMVLSGGYLFLVKLIVLASFVQYVPTILAVIKLRRAPDLSHDFELPGGYLLPTLAFIATMYLMLSFTPTIIIWGLGMFILGSIIYLLDKWASK, from the coding sequence ATGCAACAGACCAAACAACTCTCTTTTTTTGCGGTTTTCTTATTGGGTATTAATAGCATTATTGGTTCAGGTATTTTTCTCCTGCCCGGACAGATATACCATGAATTAGGGTTATTAAGTTTGTTGGTCATTTTTGCTGCGGGACTGGTTGTTTGTTTAATTGCATTAAATTATGCTGTGATGAGCGCTAAAGTTTCTGAAGATGGTGGCGCATGGGTCTATGCTAACCTGGCATTTGGTCGGTTTTGGGGCTTTCAAGTGGGTTGGTTTGGTTGGTTATTAGGTGTTATTACATTAAGCGCTGAGATATGCGCGTTGTTAACAGCACTAAAGATGGCATTACCACTGCTTAGGCAGTCGCTTATTTTTAATAGTGTTGCGGTTAGTTTGTTGTTAATTTTGGGAATCGCAAATTTTTTCGGCGTCCGTTTCATGGCTATGCTGGATGATTTTGCGACCGTCGCAAAATTGAGCGTCCTAGTTGGTTTCGTGATAGTCGGTGCATTTTTCTTTCACTCAGGGAATCTAGCTCTGAATCTACCAACGACCATTCACACGCAGGCAAATCTAGTAGCTGCGTTTACAAGTGCTTTCGGCGTTATCTTTTATATCTTTACGGGCTTCAATTTTTTACCAATTGCTGCACGCGAAATGCATGATTCAAAAAGAAATTTGCCGCGAGCCCTGATGTTAATCATGGCGGTAGTGACACTGCTATACTTAGCAGTCCAATTTGTAGTGATTGGTATTATGGGATCAGCACTGTCGAATGCAACGGTGCCCTTAGCTCAAGCTTTCGCAATGATTTTTGGCCCAGTTGGGCAACTTGTTATCTTGATTGGCATGGTATGTTCAATTTTAGGCGTGGCTGTTGCGGGATCGTTTAATACGCCGATTGAGATGGCATCATTATCAAATGAGAAACACCTTCTACCGGCTGTTTTTGGTAAACATAATCGTTTTGGTGCACCGTGGGTTGCTAATATGATGTCAATTGGGATTGCGATTGTAATGGTATTAAGCGGTGGGTATCTTTTCTTAGTAAAATTGATTGTCCTCGCTTCGTTCGTTCAATATGTACCAACGATTCTAGCAGTCATTAAACTTAGGCGTGCACCAGATTTGTCGCACGATTTCGAATTGCCCGGTGGGTACTTGTTACCAACTTTAGCGTTCATTGCCACGATGTATCTGATGTTAAGTTTTACGCCGACTATTATTATCTGGGGACTGGGAATGTTTATATTAGGCAGCATAATCTATTTGCTCGATAAATGGGCGTCAAAATAG
- the xylB gene encoding xylulokinase, with the protein MSEVVLGVDLGTSAVKVSAVDRSGQIVAQESFDYPLSQPKPGYSEQNPEDWVNGTTVAIVKLILNDGLKAEDIKGISYSGQMHGLVLLDENKQVLRPAILWNDTRTTPQTKEIAETLGDEFIQVTRNKALEGFTLPKILWVKENEPEIFAQASTFVTPKDYVRYRMTGKLAMEISDAAGTVAMDVAAGTWSKEIQEAFDLPASFFPEIIQGIDYAGNISQSYALFSGLTTETKVFGGAADNAAGAIGSAILKPNMVWSSIGTSGVVLKYEDNADVDYQGKIHFFNHAIPNKFYSMGVTLSAGHSLNWFKSTFAPEEDFTPFVATASKSSVGANGLLFTPYIVGERTPYADGDIRGAWIGIDSMHKRHDFVRSVLEGIIFSFKDIFEIYENAGAKFDTVIASGGGAKSPLWLQIQADIFNKKVVVLENEQGPGMGAAILAAVGLGWFASVQDAAENFASFGKEYTPIAENVAKYRQVYQTYREVYPATAELSHDLMAYRRS; encoded by the coding sequence ATGAGTGAAGTTGTATTAGGAGTAGATTTGGGAACGTCGGCCGTTAAAGTTTCGGCTGTTGATCGTTCAGGTCAAATTGTGGCACAAGAATCATTTGATTATCCATTATCACAACCAAAGCCAGGTTATTCAGAACAGAATCCAGAAGACTGGGTGAATGGCACAACCGTGGCGATTGTCAAATTAATTTTAAATGATGGTCTAAAGGCGGAAGACATTAAGGGTATTTCGTATTCTGGTCAAATGCATGGTCTGGTATTGTTAGACGAAAATAAGCAAGTGTTGCGACCAGCAATTTTGTGGAATGATACGCGAACAACGCCACAAACTAAAGAAATCGCGGAGACCTTGGGGGATGAATTTATCCAAGTGACACGTAATAAAGCGCTAGAAGGGTTCACTTTACCTAAAATTTTGTGGGTTAAAGAAAATGAACCAGAGATCTTTGCGCAAGCCAGCACATTTGTGACACCAAAAGATTATGTTCGGTATCGGATGACTGGTAAGCTGGCGATGGAAATTTCTGATGCAGCTGGAACCGTGGCGATGGATGTTGCTGCGGGGACATGGTCAAAAGAAATTCAAGAAGCGTTTGATTTACCAGCTTCATTTTTCCCTGAGATTATTCAAGGTATTGACTATGCCGGGAATATCTCACAATCATATGCTTTGTTTTCAGGACTAACGACTGAGACCAAGGTCTTTGGGGGTGCCGCTGACAATGCAGCTGGTGCGATTGGTTCTGCCATCTTAAAGCCAAATATGGTTTGGTCTTCAATTGGAACTTCTGGTGTTGTGTTGAAGTATGAAGATAATGCTGATGTTGATTATCAAGGAAAAATTCATTTCTTTAATCATGCTATTCCAAATAAATTCTATTCAATGGGGGTCACGCTTTCAGCTGGGCATTCTTTGAACTGGTTTAAGTCAACTTTTGCGCCGGAAGAGGATTTTACGCCATTTGTGGCGACAGCTTCAAAGTCAAGTGTTGGTGCTAATGGCCTTTTATTTACACCATATATAGTTGGTGAACGGACACCATACGCTGATGGTGATATTCGTGGGGCATGGATTGGCATTGATTCAATGCATAAGCGCCATGATTTTGTTCGGTCAGTATTAGAAGGTATCATTTTCTCATTTAAGGATATTTTTGAAATATATGAAAATGCTGGTGCAAAATTTGACACTGTGATTGCTTCTGGTGGTGGGGCTAAGTCACCTTTGTGGTTGCAGATTCAAGCGGATATCTTTAACAAAAAGGTTGTTGTTTTGGAAAATGAACAGGGGCCTGGAATGGGAGCCGCAATTCTAGCAGCAGTTGGACTTGGTTGGTTTGCATCAGTGCAAGATGCTGCAGAAAACTTTGCTTCATTTGGAAAAGAATACACGCCAATTGCTGAAAATGTCGCAAAATATCGTCAAGTATATCAAACGTATCGTGAAGTTTATCCAGCAACTGCTGAGCTATCACATGATTTGATGGCATATCGTCGCTCATAA
- a CDS encoding NAD(P)-dependent oxidoreductase: MKLHLYSVQAHEEKALDAYQAQHPELELVRIDTELHPDTLVDLDGVDGILIQQRTPIGGDQTFYDTLSVQGIKQITTRTAGYDMIEVDRAKNAGLSISNVPAYSPRSVAEFALMQIFRLLRHTPAFDTRVAKQNFLWAGLAAREIHSVTVGIIGAGRIGGTLAGLLHALGARVLVYDVRPRVEVSYVADYVDIQTLLKQSDVISIHVDLNSTSIDLINRDAFAEMKTGMMLVNASRGPVVNTEALFEALDNGQVAAAALDTMPNEGPIFNADFTNGAIPDINIAKAQAHPNILLTPHIAFFTDTAIDNMTQIALDDAIKIIKTGQSEHTV; the protein is encoded by the coding sequence ATGAAATTACATTTGTATTCCGTTCAAGCACACGAAGAAAAGGCCCTTGATGCTTATCAAGCACAACATCCAGAATTGGAATTAGTTCGAATTGATACTGAATTGCATCCGGATACTTTAGTTGATCTTGACGGGGTTGACGGCATTTTAATCCAACAAAGAACACCAATCGGTGGTGACCAGACATTCTACGATACACTTTCTGTGCAAGGCATTAAACAAATCACAACCCGAACGGCTGGGTATGACATGATTGAAGTTGATCGTGCCAAAAATGCGGGCCTAAGTATCTCGAATGTGCCAGCGTACTCACCGCGTTCAGTTGCTGAATTTGCACTTATGCAAATTTTCAGGCTATTACGGCACACGCCAGCATTTGACACTCGTGTTGCAAAGCAAAATTTTTTATGGGCTGGGTTAGCGGCGCGTGAAATTCACTCAGTGACAGTTGGGATTATTGGTGCTGGGCGCATTGGTGGCACGCTCGCTGGATTATTACATGCTTTGGGTGCACGGGTTTTAGTGTATGATGTTAGGCCAAGAGTTGAAGTGAGTTATGTGGCTGACTATGTCGATATACAAACACTGCTGAAACAGTCAGATGTTATTTCGATACATGTTGATCTCAATTCCACGTCGATTGATTTAATTAATCGAGATGCGTTTGCTGAAATGAAAACAGGAATGATGTTGGTCAATGCTTCTCGTGGACCGGTCGTTAATACAGAGGCACTTTTTGAAGCATTAGATAACGGACAAGTTGCTGCAGCCGCACTTGATACGATGCCAAATGAAGGGCCAATTTTTAATGCTGATTTTACAAATGGTGCCATTCCTGACATCAATATTGCCAAAGCCCAAGCACACCCAAATATTTTATTAACACCGCATATCGCATTTTTTACTGATACGGCAATTGATAATATGACGCAAATTGCGCTGGATGATGCAATTAAAATCATTAAAACTGGTCAGTCAGAACATACGGTTTAA
- the xylA gene encoding xylose isomerase, whose product MSELFDFPKVEFIGGAKGLDFEASKGFNFYNPEEKFTINGETKSMKDWLKFSVAYWHTMDQRMVDPFGDGTAERPWDVNGEDDMSDLEHAKSKVKYMFEFMDKLGVEYFAFHDRDLAPEGKTLAETNANLDAVVDLIEAEMKRTGKKLLWNTSSLFTNKRFLAGGATTPFADVFAYAGAQIKHSLEIAKRLNSESYVFWGGREGYESLLNTDTKRELDHIAAFFKMAKAYANEIGYTGQFLLEPKPKEPTAHQYDTDVQTTIAFLYTYGLQDDFKLNLEGNHAYLAGHTYEHEARFAREAGLLGSLDANMGDKQTGWDIDEFPNDIYEATLVMYEFIKNGGLPTGGLNFDSKVRRASFKPEDLFYAHMAGMDVYAAGFRVATKMIEDNFLENIYKDRYSSFDSGIGADFEAGKANFADFENYILNKTSDEIFATVKSGRLEAIKATLNNYIYSVLGSTFNK is encoded by the coding sequence ATGTCAGAATTATTCGACTTTCCTAAGGTAGAATTTATTGGTGGTGCAAAAGGATTAGATTTCGAAGCTTCAAAAGGCTTCAATTTCTATAATCCAGAAGAGAAGTTCACAATTAATGGTGAAACTAAGTCAATGAAGGACTGGTTGAAGTTCTCAGTTGCTTACTGGCATACAATGGATCAACGTATGGTTGACCCATTTGGTGACGGAACTGCTGAACGTCCTTGGGATGTAAACGGTGAAGATGATATGTCTGACTTGGAGCATGCCAAGTCAAAGGTTAAGTACATGTTTGAATTTATGGACAAGTTGGGCGTAGAATACTTTGCATTCCACGATCGTGATTTGGCACCTGAAGGAAAGACATTGGCCGAAACAAATGCAAATTTGGATGCCGTTGTTGACTTAATCGAAGCTGAGATGAAGCGGACTGGTAAGAAATTGCTTTGGAACACATCTTCATTGTTCACTAATAAGCGTTTCTTGGCTGGTGGCGCAACCACACCATTCGCAGACGTATTTGCTTATGCTGGTGCTCAAATCAAGCACTCACTTGAAATTGCTAAGCGTTTGAACTCAGAATCATATGTATTCTGGGGTGGACGTGAAGGTTACGAATCATTGTTGAATACTGATACCAAGCGTGAGCTAGATCATATCGCAGCCTTCTTCAAGATGGCTAAGGCGTACGCAAATGAAATTGGTTATACTGGTCAATTCTTGTTGGAGCCAAAGCCAAAGGAACCAACTGCTCACCAATATGATACTGACGTACAAACAACGATTGCCTTCTTGTACACGTATGGTTTGCAAGATGACTTTAAGTTGAACTTAGAAGGAAACCACGCTTACTTAGCAGGTCACACTTATGAGCACGAAGCGCGCTTTGCACGTGAAGCTGGTTTGTTGGGATCATTGGATGCCAATATGGGTGACAAGCAAACTGGTTGGGATATTGATGAATTCCCTAATGATATTTACGAAGCCACATTGGTCATGTACGAATTCATTAAGAATGGTGGTTTGCCAACTGGTGGTTTGAACTTTGACTCGAAGGTTCGTCGTGCATCATTTAAGCCTGAAGATTTGTTCTATGCCCACATGGCAGGAATGGATGTTTACGCAGCCGGATTCCGTGTCGCAACTAAGATGATTGAAGACAATTTCTTAGAGAATATCTATAAGGATCGTTACTCATCATTTGATTCAGGTATCGGTGCTGACTTTGAAGCTGGTAAGGCAAACTTTGCTGACTTTGAGAACTATATCTTAAACAAGACGAGTGATGAAATCTTTGCGACTGTTAAGTCAGGACGATTGGAAGCTATCAAAGCAACTTTGAATAACTACATCTACTCAGTTTTGGGATCAACTTTTAACAAGTAA